In Pseudomonas putida, a genomic segment contains:
- a CDS encoding YbaN family protein, producing the protein MTRPARSKLSRLLYGILAYVSLGIGLVAIVIPGLPTTEFILLAAWAATRSSPRLSAWLENHRLFGPILYNWRNGKVIQRRAKVSATVSMLVCAGLMLVFLEHRWPVFLAIGGMTLGNLWIWSRPEQAGVPGSQAQQP; encoded by the coding sequence ATGACCCGACCTGCCCGCTCCAAACTGTCGCGCCTGCTGTATGGCATCCTGGCTTACGTGAGCCTGGGCATCGGCCTGGTGGCCATCGTCATCCCCGGCCTGCCGACCACCGAGTTCATCCTGCTCGCCGCCTGGGCCGCGACACGCAGCTCGCCGCGGCTGTCGGCCTGGCTCGAGAACCACCGGCTGTTCGGGCCGATCCTGTACAACTGGCGCAACGGCAAGGTCATCCAGCGCCGGGCGAAGGTCAGCGCCACCGTGAGCATGCTGGTGTGCGCAGGGCTGATGCTGGTGTTTCTCGAGCACCGCTGGCCCGTGTTCCTGGCCATTGGCGGCATGACCCTGGGCAACCTGTGGATCTGGTCGCGGCCCGAACAGGCCGGCGTGCCGGGGTCACAGGCTCAGCAGCCCTGA
- a CDS encoding TonB-dependent receptor produces the protein MSTGQNRPSTLPPRTGQPSLLSLSLLNLALLAGGACSLPALAAEPAQASSPRMGDYRFDIAQQPLVSAINAFSQVTGWQVGFSAELADGIASPGVQGSLAPQAALKRLLHGTGLSFRSIGSGNVVLERQAAGNAIALQQMTVSATRSAQDVSQVPSTVSVHTREQLDRDNVNNIQDLVRYEPGVSVAGTGQRSGLNGYNIRGIDGERILTQIDGVSIPDSFFYGPYAQTQRNYVDPEIVKRVEILRGPASVLYGSNAIGGAVSYFTLDPDDIIKPGKDVGARLKTGYSSADESWLTSATVAGRHGDVDGLLHLSQRNGHETESYGSHGGAGIDRTEANPTDVRTTNVLAKLGWNYADDARLGFTYENYKDDRDQNVLSAVNGPYANGTAMGMYKSRQAEDTITRERFGINHEFGLDSVMADHVKWSLNYQVAKTNQDTAEIYVPFVRQVYRTRNTTYKDRQWVFDAQLDKAFSIGQTDHELTYGATVKHEKVTGSRSGNGTCLAVGAGCTAVGADSPSDRQQLVSDFPDPTIDTYSLFVQDQIRWNDWTFLPGARYDYTRMEPKFTEEFLRGIQGSSTTGPDSQDDSTKKWHRVSPKFGITYAFNDNYTWYGQYAEGFRTPTAKSMFGRFTNETVGYTVKGNPGLEPEKSKGYETGLRGNFNAGNFDVAVYYNKYRDFIDEDAVQSATLGQTFQAANIKHATIKGAEVKGRLNLDHFGAPQGLYTQGSIAYTYGRNDDTGEPLNSVNPLKGVFGLGYDQDNYGGLLSWTLVKRKTRVDDTSYFDADGSSSKFRTPGYGVLDLTGFYKVTNDVTVNAGLYNLTDKKYWQWDSVRSYDGQGEAGVTQPANLDRLTMPGRNFAVNVVWDI, from the coding sequence ATGTCCACAGGTCAAAATCGCCCGTCCACCCTTCCCCCCCGTACCGGGCAGCCGTCGCTGCTGAGCCTTTCACTATTGAACCTGGCCCTGCTCGCTGGCGGCGCCTGCAGCCTGCCGGCACTGGCCGCCGAACCGGCCCAGGCCAGCAGCCCACGCATGGGCGACTACCGCTTCGACATCGCCCAGCAGCCACTGGTCTCGGCCATCAACGCGTTCAGCCAGGTGACCGGCTGGCAGGTTGGCTTCAGCGCCGAACTGGCCGACGGTATCGCCTCGCCGGGCGTGCAGGGATCGCTGGCGCCGCAAGCCGCGCTCAAGCGCCTGCTGCACGGCACCGGCCTGAGTTTCCGTAGCATCGGCAGCGGCAACGTGGTGCTCGAGCGCCAGGCCGCGGGCAATGCCATCGCCCTGCAGCAGATGACCGTCAGCGCCACTCGTAGCGCCCAGGACGTCAGCCAGGTGCCTAGCACCGTGAGCGTTCACACCCGCGAGCAGCTGGACCGCGACAACGTCAACAACATCCAGGACCTGGTGCGCTACGAGCCGGGCGTATCGGTGGCCGGCACCGGCCAGCGCAGTGGCCTGAACGGCTACAACATCCGCGGCATCGACGGCGAGCGCATCCTCACCCAGATCGACGGCGTGTCGATCCCGGACAGCTTCTTCTACGGGCCCTACGCCCAGACCCAGCGCAACTACGTCGACCCCGAGATCGTCAAGCGTGTGGAAATCCTTCGCGGCCCGGCCTCGGTCCTGTACGGCAGCAACGCCATCGGCGGCGCGGTGAGCTACTTCACCCTCGACCCCGACGACATCATCAAGCCAGGCAAGGACGTCGGCGCCCGCCTCAAGACCGGCTACAGCTCGGCAGACGAAAGCTGGCTGACCTCGGCCACCGTGGCCGGCCGCCACGGCGACGTCGACGGCCTGTTGCACCTGAGCCAGCGCAACGGCCACGAAACCGAGTCGTACGGCAGCCATGGCGGCGCCGGCATCGACCGCACCGAAGCCAACCCAACCGACGTGCGCACCACCAACGTGCTGGCCAAGCTGGGCTGGAACTACGCCGACGATGCACGCCTGGGCTTCACCTATGAGAACTACAAGGACGACCGCGACCAGAACGTGTTGAGCGCCGTCAACGGCCCCTATGCCAACGGCACGGCCATGGGCATGTACAAATCGCGGCAGGCCGAGGACACCATCACCCGTGAACGCTTCGGCATCAACCACGAGTTCGGCCTGGACTCGGTAATGGCCGATCACGTGAAGTGGAGCCTGAACTACCAGGTCGCCAAGACCAACCAGGACACCGCAGAAATCTACGTACCCTTCGTTCGCCAGGTCTACCGTACCCGCAATACCACCTACAAGGATCGCCAGTGGGTCTTCGATGCCCAGCTCGACAAGGCCTTCAGCATCGGCCAGACCGATCACGAGCTGACCTACGGCGCCACCGTCAAGCATGAGAAAGTCACCGGCTCGCGCAGCGGCAACGGCACCTGCCTGGCGGTGGGCGCGGGTTGCACCGCCGTCGGCGCCGACAGCCCGAGCGATCGCCAGCAACTGGTCAGCGATTTCCCGGACCCGACCATCGACACCTACAGCCTGTTCGTCCAGGACCAGATCCGCTGGAACGACTGGACCTTCCTGCCGGGCGCGCGCTACGACTACACCCGCATGGAGCCGAAATTCACCGAGGAATTCCTGCGCGGCATCCAGGGCTCCAGCACCACGGGCCCCGATTCACAAGACGACTCGACCAAGAAATGGCATCGCGTATCGCCCAAGTTCGGCATCACCTACGCGTTCAACGACAACTACACCTGGTATGGCCAATACGCCGAGGGCTTCCGCACGCCGACAGCCAAGTCCATGTTCGGCCGCTTCACCAACGAGACTGTCGGCTATACAGTCAAGGGCAATCCGGGGCTCGAGCCTGAGAAGAGCAAAGGCTACGAAACCGGCCTGCGTGGTAACTTCAATGCTGGCAACTTCGACGTCGCGGTGTACTACAACAAGTACCGCGACTTCATCGATGAGGACGCCGTGCAGAGCGCCACGCTGGGACAAACCTTCCAGGCAGCCAACATCAAGCACGCCACCATCAAGGGCGCCGAGGTCAAGGGCCGCCTGAACCTGGATCACTTCGGTGCACCGCAGGGCCTCTACACCCAAGGCTCGATCGCCTACACCTACGGCCGCAATGACGACACCGGCGAGCCGCTGAACTCGGTCAACCCGCTCAAGGGCGTATTCGGCCTGGGCTACGACCAGGACAACTATGGCGGCCTGCTGAGCTGGACCCTGGTCAAGCGCAAGACCCGCGTCGACGACACCTCGTACTTCGACGCCGACGGCTCCTCGTCGAAATTCCGCACCCCGGGCTACGGCGTGCTGGACCTGACCGGCTTCTACAAGGTAACCAACGACGTGACCGTCAACGCCGGCCTGTACAACCTCACCGACAAGAAGTACTGGCAGTGGGACTCGGTGCGCAGCTACGACGGCCAGGGCGAGGCCGGCGTGACCCAGCCGGCCAACCTCGACCGCCTGACCATGCCGGGACGCAATTTCGCGGTCAACGTGGTGTGGGATATCTGA
- a CDS encoding biliverdin-producing heme oxygenase, with translation MTDRPALRSQRLNQVTHAPHSELDALVKSHAPFDSRESFARFVVAQYLFQAELQALYNDPRLIAIVPDLAQRCRAEQARLDLADLGTEVPGAVPGALHNPSVAQALGWIFVSEGSKLGAAFLIKRAVALQLSDSFGARHLGEPAGGRAEGWKQFTRILDGLALSPEEDAAAERAAVAAFERFTELLKHAYAGTSNSRHATPA, from the coding sequence ATGACCGACCGCCCCGCACTGCGCTCGCAACGCCTCAACCAAGTCACCCACGCCCCGCACAGCGAACTCGACGCCCTGGTCAAATCCCACGCGCCGTTCGACAGCCGAGAAAGCTTCGCCCGCTTCGTCGTGGCCCAATACCTGTTCCAGGCCGAGCTGCAGGCCCTGTACAACGACCCACGCCTGATCGCCATCGTCCCCGACCTGGCCCAGCGCTGCCGCGCCGAACAAGCCCGGCTGGACCTTGCCGACCTCGGCACCGAGGTGCCTGGCGCCGTGCCGGGTGCGTTGCACAACCCCAGCGTGGCGCAAGCCTTGGGCTGGATCTTCGTCTCCGAAGGCTCCAAACTGGGCGCTGCGTTTCTGATCAAGCGTGCAGTGGCCTTGCAGTTGTCCGACAGTTTCGGCGCCAGGCACCTGGGCGAGCCGGCCGGAGGCCGTGCCGAAGGCTGGAAGCAGTTCACCCGGATTCTCGACGGCCTGGCGCTGTCGCCCGAGGAAGACGCTGCCGCCGAACGTGCTGCGGTGGCCGCCTTCGAGCGCTTCACCGAGCTGCTCAAGCACGCCTACGCCGGCACCAGCAACAGCCGGCACGCCACACCGGCCTGA